The following are encoded together in the Zingiber officinale cultivar Zhangliang chromosome 8A, Zo_v1.1, whole genome shotgun sequence genome:
- the LOC122009000 gene encoding rust resistance kinase Lr10-like, with the protein MRRLLHPYALCLLLLLLHASKAKTRAEDLDGEEKEEFIKDCQTNSACGGIDVRYPFRLNSSTTPEYCGARGLDVSCSAAGDAIITLPRLGLCKIVNLDTPFRIELLGDEWAQCPLRKLSSTNLTGSIYKDDDYSYISYMLVNCSSEIETDPDWITGPIPCLSDGGEGQWVYAANAWSSMDLLPSGCMGTGIGGWIGYSDGRTFRDRVQRFIRTRQMDLNLNISEWENCEFCYSEGKECAFSRRINQTVCLTRANHHGKNIGLIVGGSIGGSVIVLASLIIVYIIRKSEKDQEIRFKVEQFLATYGDAKPTRYSFADIKKITMRFKNKLGQGGYGSVYKGELSNGIPVAVKMLESSKGEGQEFINEVATIGRIHHINITRLLGFCSERSTRALIYEFMPNESLEKYIFSRQDKGSNKQLSMDKLLNIAIGIARGIEYLHQGCEQRILHFDIKPHNILLDHDLNPKISDFGLAKLCSREISIVTMTAARGTMGYIAPEMYCRNFGTVSYKSDVYSFGMLLLEMIGGRKNHDPEIGRESEIYYPEWVYDRLVERQDLELTMEMEQKDGEILKKLSKVALWCIQWSPTERPTMTRVLHMLIGSSEEVPMPPKPFVSNAHPDYPN; encoded by the exons ATGCGTCGTCTACTCCACCCATACGCACTCTGCCTTCTCCTGCTGCTTCTCCATGCTTCCAAAGCGAAGACTCGGGCTGAGGATCTCGATGGGGAGGAGAAAGAGGAGTTTATCAAGGATTGCCAGACTAATTCCGCCTGCGGGGGAATAGACGTCAGATATCCCTTCCGCCTGAACTCGAGTACGACTCCTGAGTACTGCGGCGCTCGGGGCTTGGATGTCTCGTGTTCCGCTGCCGGTGACGCCATCATCACGCTTCCTCGTTTAGGGCTCTGCAAGATCGTCAACTTGGACACTCCTTTTAGAATTGAGTTATTAGGGGACGAATGGGCTCAGTGTCCACTGCGAAAGCTCAGCTCCACCAATCTCACAGGCTCGATTTACAAAGACGACGACTACTCCTACATCAGCTATATGCTGGTGAACTGCTCGAGTGAAATAGAAACAGATCCGGATTGGATTACGGGACCCATTCCGTGCCTTAGCGATGGGGGTGAAGGGCAGTGGGTTTATGCAGCGAATGCTTGGTCTTCCATGGACCTGCTCCCGTCAGGATGCATGGGCACTGGAATCGGTGGTTGGATCGGATATTCAGACGGACGGACGTTTCGAGATCGGGTTCAGCGATTCATTCGAACGCGACAGATGGATTTAAATCTTAATATTTCGGAATGGGAGAACTGCGAATTCTGCTATAGCGAAGGAAAAGAATGTGCATTTAGCCGCAGAATAAACCAAACTGTCTGCTTAACGAGGGCGAACCACCATG GAAAAAACATCGGGCTCATAGTTG GAGGAAGCATAGGTGGCTCTGTAATTGTGTTAGCATCTCTTATTATAGTATACATTATAAGGAAGTCCGAGAAGGATCAAGAAATTCGTTTCAAAGTAGAACAGTTTCTAGCGACATATGGTGATGCAAAACCGACTCGATACTCTTTTGCCGATATTAAAAAGATCACAATGAGGTTCAAGAATAAGTTGGGGCAAGGTGGCTATGGAAGTGTGTACAAAGGGGAGCTATCGAACGGTATTCCTGTTGCAGTTAAGATGCTCGAGAGTTCAAAAGGGGAAGGCCAAGAATTCATAAATGAAGTGGCAACCATCGGAAGGATTCATCATATTAACATTACTCGCTTGTTGGGATTTTGCTCGGAACGATCAACTCGTGCTCTCATCTACGAGTTCATGCCAAATGAGTCATTGGAGAAGTATATTTTCTCAAGGCAAGACAAAGGAAGCAACAAACAGCTGAGCATGGATAAATTGTTGAACATTGCCATAGGCATTGCTCGAGGCATCGAGTACTTACATCAGGGATGTGAACAACGGATTTTGCATTTTGATATTAAGCCGCATAACATTCTATTGGATCACGATTTAAATCCAAAGATTTCAGACTTTGGACTAGCAAAACTTTGCTCAAGGGAGATTAGTATTGTCACTATGACTGCTGCAAGAGGTACAATGGGATATATTGCTCCTGAAATGTATTGTAGGAATTTCGGGACTGTGTCGTATAAATCTGATGTCTATAGTTTTGGCATGTTGCTGTTGGAGATGATAGGAGGCCGAAAAAATCATGATCCTGAAATAGGAAGGGAGAGTGAGATTTATTATCCAGAATGGGTGTATGATCGACTAGTTGAAAGACAAGACTTGGAATTGACGATGGAGATGGAACAAAAAGATGGAGAAATATTAAAGAAACTCTCTAAGGTGGCTTTATGGTGTATTCAATGGAGTCCAACTGAAAGACCTACCATGACTAGAGTTCTTCATATGCTTATAGGGAGTTCAGAGGAAGTGCCGATGCCTCCTAAGCCATTTGTCTCCAACGCTCATCCAGATTATCCTAATTAA
- the LOC122008999 gene encoding subtilisin-like protease SBT3.9, translating to MTSSSSHLILPLLLLQYLLIPDLLFASNVYIVYMGEKNQDETEAMVELHHEMLSTVLGCKEAATSSILYNYKHGFSGFAAVLTKSQAAHIANYPGVVHVVPNRILDLHTTRSWDFMHLEANFPDGIIPKSRSGNGSIIGVVDTGIWPESESFNDHDIGKIPSRWRGTCQQGEKFDASNCNRKIIGARWYIRGYEAEYGMLNTSDVVEYRSARDAVGHGTHTSSTAAGAFVSNASFMGIARGLARGGALKARLAIYKVCWASGGCSSADILAAFDDSINDGVDVLSVSLGQSPPLPAYVEDVLAIGSFHAVARGISVVCSAGNSGPFSQTVINTAPWILTVAASTIDRIFVTKITLGNNLIQAGQALFLGEHADKFYGIVYAEDIASDKADASDARGCSAASLNSTLARGKVVICFQTREQRSPLVASDTVRRAHGVAVIFSQFLTEDISFAFDFPCIQVDLETGTNILMYIGNTRNPVIKFSPTKTALGTVTAPEVAYFSSRGPSSLSPYVLKPDLAAPGVNILASWSPASPQNSKPSLDFKIESGTSMSCPHVTAIVALLKATYPDWSPAAIKSALITTATIDDENALNIAAEGAPNKKANSFDYGGGHVNPNRAIHPGLLYDMVPSDYVHFLCSMGHNNTAVSSIVRQPTVCHDAYKSQKDLNLPSIAIPELKGKLTVSRTVTNIGPVASTYTAHVEAPPGVSVRVKPSILMFNSTISKLNFKVKFRSQLKVHSGYLFGSLTWEDGVHWVRIPLAVRPIIDVFSIYT from the exons ATGACTTCTTCCTCTTCCCACTTGATACTTCCTTTGCTCCTTCTGCAGTACCTTCTGATCCCGGATCTTCTTTTTGCGAGCAAT GTCTACATTGTTTATATGGGAGAGAAGAATCAGGACGAAACAGAGGCAATGGTGGAGCTGCATCACGAAATGCTTTCCACCGTGCTCGGGTG CAAAGAAGCTGCCACTTCCTCGATTTTGTACAACTACAAGCATGGGTTTTCGGGATTTGCTGCCGTCTTGACCAAGTCTCAGGCGGCTCACATTGCTA ATTACCCGGGAGTTGTTCATGTTGTACCAAATCGGATTCTTGATTTGCACACGACTAGGAGTTGGGATTTTATGCATTTAGAGGCAAACTTTCCAGATGGGATTATCCCGAAGAGTAGGTCAGGCAATGGATCGATCATTGGTGTTGTAGATACTG GGATATGGCCTGAATCTGAGAGCTTCAATGATCATGATATTGGCAAAATTCCATCACGATGGAGAGGAACATGCCAACAAGGGGAGAAGTTTGATGCTTCTAACTGCAatag GAAAATAATTGGTGCACGATGGTACATTCGAGGATATGAAGCTGAATATGGGATGTTAAATACAAGTGATGTTGTTGAGTATCGTTCTGCTCGAGACGCCGTTGGGCATGGCACCCACACATCATCTACTGCTGCTGGTGCATTTGTTAGCAATGCAAGCTTTATGGGAATTGCTCGCGGATTAGCAAGAGGAGGTGCTTTGAAGGCCAGGTTGGCTATTTACAAGGTCTGCTGGGCTTCTGGTGGTTGCAGCTCTGCAGACATTCTTGCTGCATTTGATGATTCAATCAATGATGGGGTAGATGTTCTTTCAGTGTCTTTAGGCCAATCACCACCACTTCCTGCATATGTTGAGGATGTTCTGGCCATTGGTTCTTTTCATGCTGTAGCGAGAGGAATTTCTGTTGTATGTTCTGCTGGAAATTCTGGACCTTTTTCACAAACTGTGATAAACACTGCTCCTTGGATTTTAACTGTTGCAGCAAGCACAATAGATCGGATTTTTGTGACAAAGATCACCCTTGGGAATAACCTAATTCAAGCA GGTCAAGCTTTGTTCCTTGGAGAGCATGCAGATAAGTTTTATGGGATTGTTTATGCTGAAGATATTGCTTCAGATAAAGCAGATGCTTCTGATGCCCG AGGCTGTAGTGCAGCTTCGCTAAATTCGACTTTAGCAAGAGGAAAAGTTGTTATCTGCTTTCAGACTCGGGAACAAAGATCCCCGCTGGTTGCTTCGGATACTGTAAGAAGAGCCCATGGGGTTGCGGTCATCTTTTCACAGTTCTTGACGGAGGACATTTCCTTTGCATTTGATTTTCCTTGCATCCAAGTTGACCTTGAAACTGGAACAAATATACTCATGTACATTGGCAATACAAG GAATCCAGTGATTAAATTTAGCCCCACAAAAACAGCTTTGGGGACTGTTACAGCTCCTGAAGTAGCATACTTCTCATCTCGAGGTCCTAGTTCACTTTCACCATATGTGCTAAAG CCTGATCTTGCTGCCCCTGGTGTAAATATCTTAGCATCTTGGTCACCTGCTTCTCCACAGAACAGTAAACCTTCACTTGATTTTAAAATCGAGTCAGGCACCTCCATGTCCTGTCCTCATGTTACTGCAATTGTTGCTCTTCTCAAAGCAACATATCCAGATTGGAGCCCAGCTGCAATAAAATCTGCGCTAATCACAACAG CTACTATCGACGATGAAAATGCCCTTAATATAGCAGCCGAAGGAGCTCCTAACAAGAAAGCAAACTCATTCGACTATGGAGGTGGACATGTGAATCCAAATCGAGCCATACATCCCGGTTTGCTATACGACATGGTGCCGTCTGATTATGTGCATTTCCTGTGCTCTATGGGCCATAACAATACTGCTGTGAGTTCCATTGTGCGACAACCCACTGTCTGCCACGACGCATATAAATCACAGAAGGATCTTAATCTTCCATCTATAGCCATACCTGAATTAAAAGGCAAATTAACAGTCTCAAGAACAGTTACAAATATTGGTCCAGTTGCATCCACGTACACTGCTCATGTTGAAGCTCCTCCTGGGGTGAGTGTTCGTGTCAAACCCTCGATCCTAATGTTCAATTCTACTATCAGTAAGTTAAACTTCAAGGTGAAGTTCCGGTCGCAGCTAAAGGTGCATAGTGGATACTTGTTTGGAAGTCTGACATGGGAAGATGGTGTCCATTGGGTTAGAATTCCTTTAGCCGTTCGCCCTATCATTGACGTTTTCAGTATCTACACATAG